One Helianthus annuus cultivar XRQ/B chromosome 12, HanXRQr2.0-SUNRISE, whole genome shotgun sequence genomic region harbors:
- the LOC110895611 gene encoding laccase-17 gives MVGFVRTLVAITLLVSVYSVAGTTRHYEFNIQLQNVTRLCHTRSMVTVNGKFPGPRIVAREGDRLLIKVTNNVSNNITIHWHGIRQLRSGWADGPAYVTQCPIQTGQSYVYNYTVIGQRGTLFWHAHISWLRASLYGPLIILPKLSVPCPFTKPYKEVPIIFGEWFNTDPEAIIAQATQTGGGPNVSDAYTFNGLPGPFYNCSAKDTLKLKVKHAKTYLLRLINAALNDELFFSIANHTLTVVEADAIYTKPFDTETLILAPGQTTNVLLKTKLKFPGANFVMSARPYVTGQGTFDNSTVAGILEYESSIPMKNLPLFKPALPPLNDTSFVTQFSNRLRSLASAQFPANVPQKIDRHLFFTVGLGTSPCEKNKTCQGPNGTRFAASINNVSFVQPSVALLQSHYSGQSEGVYSPYFPITPFHWFNYTGTPPNNTFVSNGTKLMVLPFNTSVELVLQDTSILGVESHPLHLHGFNFFVVGQGFGNYDPNKDPKNFNLVDPIERNTVGVPSGGWVAIRFLADNPGVWFMHCHLEVHTSWGLKMAWLVLDGKLPNQKLLPPPVDLPKC, from the exons ATGGTCGGTTTTGTGAGAACATTGGTTGCGATAACCTTACTTGTTTCGGTGTATTCTGTTGCTGGCACTACCAGGCACTATGAGTTTAAT ATCCAACTGCAAAATGTGACAAGGCTTTGCCACACGAGGAGCATGGTGACGGTGAATGGGAAATTTCCAGGTCCACGCATCGTAGCTCGGGAGGGTGACCGCTTGCTTATCAAAGTTACCAATAACGTCTCCAATAATATTACAATCCATTG GCATGGTATCCGTCAGCTACGGAGTGGTTGGGCAGATGGGCCAGCTTACGTAACGCAATGCCCCATACAAACGGGACAGAGTTATGTGTATAACTATACGGTCATCGGACAAAGAGGAACTTTGTTTTGGCACGCACATATATCATGGCTACGAGCGAGTCTCTATGGCCCTCTTATCATTCTTCCAAAGCTTAGTGTCCCATGCCCTTTTACAAAGCCCTATAAAGAAGTTCCCATCATCTTTG GAGAATGGTTTAATACGGATCCAGAAGCCATAATTGCCCAAGCAACACAAACTGGTGGAGGTCCAAACGTTTCTGACGCCTATACCTTCAATGGGCTTCCTGGTCCTTTCTATAACTGTTCTGCTAAAG ATACGCTCAAACTGAAGGTTAAGCACGCGAAGACATACCTACTTCGACTCATCAATGCAGCACTCAACGATGAACTCTTTTTTAGCATAGCAAACCACACCCTCACAGTTGTTGAAGCTGATGCCATTTACACAAAACCTTTCGACACTGAGACACTTATACTAGCTCCTGGTCAAACCACCAATGTCCTCCTTAAGACCAAACTGAAATTTCCTGGTGCCAACTTTGTTATGTCTGCAAGACCATATGTAACAGGACAAGGAACCTTTGACAATTCCACTGTTGCTGGTATTCTTGAATATGAGTCGTCCATTCCCATGAAAAATCTGCCACTCTTTAAACCAGCATTACCACCTTTAAATGACACGTCATTCGTGACGCAATTTTCAAATAGGCTTCGAAGCTTGGCGAGTGCTCAGTTTCCAGCTAATGTTCCACAGAAGATTGACAGACATCTTTTTTTCACTGTAGGACTTGGTACCAGTCCTtgtgaaaaaaataaaacttgCCAAGGCCCAAATGGAACCAGGTTCGCTGCGTCTATTAACAATGTGTCCTTTGTACAGCCAAGTGTTGCCCTTCTCCAGTCCCATTATTCTGGGCAATCAGAGGGTGTTTATAGTCCTTATTTCCCTATCACCCCATTTCATTGGTTTAACTATACCGGGACTCCTCCAAATAATACCTTTGTGAGCAATGGTACAAAACTTATGGTTCTTCCATTTAATACTAGTGTCGAGTTGGTCTTGCAAGATACTAGCATTCTTGGCGTTGAAAGCCACCCTCTTCATCTCCATGGCTTCAATTTCTTTGTTGTTGGTCAAGGGTTTGGAAACTATGATCCTAACAAGGACCCTAAGAACTTCAATCTTGTGGACCCTATTGAAAGGAACACGGTTGGTGTCCCTTCTGGCGGGTGGGTTGCTATACGGTTTCTTGCAGATAACCCAG GGGTATGGTTCATGCACTGCCATTTGGAAGTTCATACAAGTTGGGGTTTGAAGATGGCTTGGCTTGTCTTGGATGGAAAACTTCCAAACCAAAAGCTCTTACCTCCACCAGTGGATCTTCCAAAATGCTAA